In a genomic window of Aquila chrysaetos chrysaetos chromosome Z, bAquChr1.4, whole genome shotgun sequence:
- the LOC115336970 gene encoding C-C motif chemokine 19-like, translated as MQQPHLLCLSLLLLGHILDVHGGNNVLDCCLRTSETPIPWRIVQDYRLQLVQDGCDIPAAVFITAKGKRLCAPLQAPWVVRLQEKLDASFARKAKPRGK; from the exons atgcaGCAGCCGCATCTTCTCTGCCTCAGTCTCCTGTTGCTGGGACATATCCTAGATG TGCACGGCGGGAACAACGTCCTCGACTGCTGCCTGCGGACAAGTGAGACACCCATCCCGTGGAGGATAGTGCAGGATTACCGGCTCCAGCTGGTGCAGGATGGCTGCGACATCCCGGCTGCCGT GTTCATCACTGCAAAGGGCAAGCGTCTCTGTGCCCCCCTCCAAGCCCCATGGGTGGTTCGCCTCCAAGAGAAGCTGGATGCCAGCTTTGCCAGGAAG GCCAAACCCCGGGGCAAGTAG
- the LOC115337485 gene encoding C-C motif chemokine 21-like, translating to MALRLLLPLLLLAATLLIAQAQGIGSSASDCCLKNSRKAIPSNWVKSYSLQGPESGCLLRAVVFTTKRNKKICASPTDPAVQKLMQNLDKKVKNDKQDKKKGQSPRPRGRPKRQKRQRV from the exons ATGGCTCTGCGTCTCCTCCTGCCGCTGCTCCTGCTGGCTGCTACCCTCCTCATTGCCCAGGCTCAAG GCATTGGCAGCTCAGCCTCAGACTGCTGCCTGAAGAACAGCCGAAAGGCTATCCCCAGCAACTGGGTGAAGTCCTACAGCCTCCAGGGACCTGAGTCTGGATGTTTGCTGCGTGCTGTCGT GTTTACCAccaaaaggaacaagaaaatcTGTGCCTCTCCCACCGACCCTGCTGTCCAGAAGCTGATGCAGAACCTGGACAAGAAGGTCAAGAATGACAAGCAGGACAAGAAGAAGGGACAGTCCCCACGACCCAGGGGCAGACCCAAGCGGCAGAAGCGGCAGCGGGTCTAA